DNA sequence from the Centroberyx gerrardi isolate f3 chromosome 22, fCenGer3.hap1.cur.20231027, whole genome shotgun sequence genome:
CATTTCAGGGTGCCATGATTTcttactatttatttttttggttgtaATGCTGGTGATTTAGGAATCTGAGTTTACTCATTCTAAATTGCTCTGGATTAGAGCTGAGCAATTCAtcgaaaaaagaaaaaggaatcgcaatatgaactggctgcaattaattgcttaagagagaggatttctgaacaaggtgttttagagctgcaggcaatctttggtccatgaggGTTTAGGGTAATATCAactacaatattggtgaaaaactcagtaaatcctgcacactgacatctattttttttttttaacaaaatccattttcttcaaacaattttaaagttctaaaaaaactgacatgatgatatgaatcgcagtttaaattaCAATTGCagtattctgtcaaataatcacaattagatttttttgtcagtatctttcagccctactgtggataagagtgtcagctaaatgcctaaaaataatgtaatgtaagtttCATTTTGGGTAAAATGTTTGGCAAGAAATTATCCAAATGACAGTATTTAGAAATACATCTCTTTTTGCATTCTCAAAAGTATTGAGCTGCAACATGTGGCGATGGCAGCGGTGCTAAAGGATGCTGCTTTGTAATATTGCTTCCCTTTTGTTGCTACAGAACATTTGTGTCTCTCTATTGTCTCTTTGGTAATCACTGGTAATGGGATGACTGGGTCAGGTTTGATTTTTACACTGAGGCAGTCTCCTGAGGACTGAACCATCTTTTTATACTGAGACAACTGAACCAAGTTGCCATCATATGACTTTCCAGATCATGTGAATTTCTCacttattatgtgtgtgtgagcagaccCCATGTGAATGGGCGTTGGACAAAGACAGGTGTGATGTAGATAAAGAAAAGAACTGAAAGGTCAGTGTGGGTATCACATGGCAAAACTGTTGTCTGCTTACAATAACTGTTCTAGATTTTGGCCTACCCATTATCTCTAGCTTATGCGCTGCACAACTATTCCCGCATAAAAGTGGAGTCATGCCATTCACATGTTTACATACTCTGCAATATATACAAGTTGCTATTTCTCAATGCAGACGTTGCTATTCTGTCTTTCGAATTTGGAATTGACACAGAATATGTTTTCTCCTTTCCGCCGTGAAGGAATGATGTCTCTCCCTgtcggcctcctcctcctgctcctccctctgGTCTCGGCTCAGAGTTTCCAGTGGGGTCCCTGTCCCAGTCCCAGTGTCCAGTCCAACTTCACCCTTCAGCAGGTAACATGcacgaacatacacacacaaaacagctgATGTTGAAAGAGAATTCAAGTGTGGAAACTACTCACACTCACAGTTTCTTCCCACAGTACCTGGGTCGGTGGTACGAGATTGAGAAGTTCCATCCGTTCATGTATCAAAGCGGGAAATGCATAGAGGCTAACTTTGTGGCGAAGAGCGATGGCGGCGCCCGAGTTCGTTTCACCCAGACTGTGTGAGTTGTCTCTTATACCCTCAGGGTGTCCCGCGCTGAATctagtgtattattattaaatcaTATCACATGTTCAACGTACacccatcctctctttctcaaacaGTAACAACAAGGTGGAGACGATGGAAGGAGTGGTAGATCAGGACATCGAAGAACCGGCCAAGCTGGGAATTTCCTACCACTATTGTGAGCCTTAATTCTGTCTGCACATACAGCATCTCATGTGCCataagaaaatgtgaaatgagag
Encoded proteins:
- the LOC139908674 gene encoding apolipoprotein D-like; this translates as MSLPVGLLLLLLPLVSAQSFQWGPCPSPSVQSNFTLQQYLGRWYEIEKFHPFMYQSGKCIEANFVAKSDGGARVRFTQTVNNKVETMEGVVDQDIEEPAKLGISYHYLFPKKYWWVLATDYSTVAAVYYCHDFLQLFHMDFAWITGRTRSLPPDVVQEAKKVFLTNKIDISNMIAADQTGCEDE